The Christiangramia flava JLT2011 genome has a segment encoding these proteins:
- the typA gene encoding translational GTPase TypA yields the protein MSSIRNIAIIAHVDHGKTTLVDKIMYHCQLFRDNESTGELILDNNDLERERGITITSKNVSVTYKDTKINIIDTPGHADFGGEVERVLNMADGVLLLVDAFEGPMPQTRFVLQKAIDLGLKPCVVINKVDKENCTPDEVHEKVFDLMFELGAEEWQLDFPTVYGSAKNNWMSEDWQDQTENIEPLLDMVLEHIPEPKVSKDGTPQMLITSLDFSSFTGRIAIGRLQRGILKENQQVSLVKRDGSIKKSKIKELHIFEGLGRRKVEQVEAGDICAIVGLEGFEIGDTVADIENPEGLKTIAIDEPTMSMLFTINDSPFFGKDGKFVTSRHIKERLIKELEKNLALRVEETDSADKFMVYGRGVLHLSVLIETMRREGYELQIGQPQVIIKEIDGVKCEPVEELTIDLPEDVSGKAVEMVTMRKGEMLSMEARGDRMNIQFIIPSRGIIGLRNQLLTATAGEAIMAHRYKEYQPIKGGIPERQNGSLVSMEKGKAIPYSIDKLQDRGRFFVDPGEDIYEGQVIGENSRQDDMVVNITKTKKLSNVRSSGADEKAKIVPAIKFSLEEALEYIQKDEYVEVTPNHLRLRKVLLTENERKRSKAI from the coding sequence ATGTCATCTATTAGAAACATCGCAATTATTGCACACGTTGACCACGGGAAAACTACCCTGGTTGATAAGATTATGTACCACTGTCAGCTTTTCCGCGATAACGAAAGTACCGGAGAACTTATTCTTGATAACAATGACCTGGAACGCGAAAGAGGTATTACCATTACTTCCAAGAACGTTTCGGTTACGTATAAAGACACGAAGATCAATATTATCGATACTCCTGGTCACGCCGATTTTGGTGGTGAGGTAGAGCGTGTATTGAATATGGCAGATGGTGTGCTTCTTTTGGTTGATGCTTTTGAAGGGCCTATGCCTCAAACGCGTTTCGTATTGCAGAAGGCGATCGATCTTGGATTGAAGCCATGTGTGGTGATCAATAAAGTTGATAAGGAAAACTGTACTCCAGACGAGGTTCATGAAAAGGTTTTTGACCTCATGTTCGAACTGGGTGCAGAAGAGTGGCAGCTGGATTTCCCAACCGTTTATGGTTCGGCAAAAAACAACTGGATGAGCGAAGACTGGCAGGATCAGACTGAAAATATTGAGCCGCTTCTGGATATGGTTTTGGAACACATCCCTGAGCCAAAAGTTTCTAAAGACGGAACACCGCAGATGTTGATCACTTCCCTGGATTTCTCTTCTTTTACCGGTCGTATCGCGATTGGTAGACTGCAAAGAGGTATCCTTAAGGAAAACCAGCAGGTTTCTTTGGTGAAACGTGATGGTAGCATCAAGAAATCTAAAATTAAAGAACTACATATTTTTGAAGGTCTTGGTCGCCGTAAGGTTGAGCAGGTGGAAGCCGGTGATATCTGTGCGATCGTTGGTCTGGAAGGATTCGAAATTGGTGATACTGTGGCCGATATCGAAAACCCTGAAGGATTGAAGACCATCGCGATCGATGAGCCTACGATGAGTATGCTTTTCACGATTAACGATTCTCCTTTCTTCGGAAAAGACGGAAAATTCGTGACTTCCCGTCACATAAAGGAACGTTTGATCAAGGAATTGGAGAAAAACCTGGCTCTTAGAGTGGAGGAAACCGATAGCGCCGATAAATTCATGGTTTATGGCCGTGGGGTACTGCATTTATCTGTTTTGATCGAAACTATGCGTCGTGAAGGTTATGAATTGCAGATCGGTCAGCCTCAGGTGATCATTAAGGAAATTGACGGAGTGAAATGTGAGCCGGTTGAAGAGCTTACGATCGATCTTCCGGAAGATGTTTCTGGTAAGGCCGTGGAAATGGTGACCATGAGAAAAGGGGAGATGTTGAGTATGGAAGCTCGCGGTGATCGTATGAATATCCAGTTCATCATTCCTTCAAGAGGAATCATTGGTTTGAGAAACCAGTTGCTTACGGCTACTGCCGGTGAAGCGATCATGGCTCACCGATATAAAGAATACCAGCCAATCAAAGGTGGAATTCCGGAGCGCCAGAATGGTTCTTTGGTTTCTATGGAAAAAGGTAAGGCAATTCCTTATTCTATCGATAAACTTCAGGACCGTGGAAGATTCTTCGTGGATCCGGGAGAGGATATTTACGAAGGGCAGGTTATCGGTGAGAACTCACGCCAGGATGATATGGTGGTGAATATCACGAAAACGAAAAAACTTTCGAACGTACGTTCTTCAGGAGCCGATGAAAAAGCGAAGATCGTTCCGGCGATCAAGTTTTCTCTGGAAGAAGCTTTGGAATATATTCAGAAAGATGAGTATGTGGAAGTTACTCCAAACCACCTGAGACTAAGAAAGGTTTTATTGACAGAGAACGAAAGAAAAAGATCCAAAGCGATCTAA